One part of the Bacteroidia bacterium genome encodes these proteins:
- a CDS encoding GntP family permease, whose product MDSLLSSPSWPFAVLLLGIVAIVLMITRFKFHPFIALILAAIFVGLISPDLPLEGLSKNAAANPILAAIEHTMKSFGNLAGGIAWVIALAAIIGTAMMESGAAERIVNGLLDTMGEKRAPAALLISGFVLSIPVFFDTVFFLLIPLAIALASKTGKNYVLYVCAIAGGAVITHAMVPPTPGPLVVSEQLGIELGITMMAGLGFGILPALGIAFLGKRLNQKLDIPIRVAVPTSDSNVPPPSFLLSMLPILLPIVLIAMASIVKLSTGSLPSILAFLGDKNIAMGLGTGIALWIWAKQKKLSSKSLWEFSLKPLEIAGVIILITAAGGAFGSMIKLSGIGTAIEAATENFSIHYLLLAWFIAAVMKTAQGSSTVAMITAASIMLSLVGDGSALPYHMVYVFLAIGFGSGFISWMNDSGFWVVSKMSGFTEKEALQTWTLVLATFSLIGLVQVMLFSYVLPFK is encoded by the coding sequence ATGGATTCGCTCCTTTCTTCTCCTTCCTGGCCGTTTGCCGTCTTATTACTCGGCATTGTGGCCATTGTACTTATGATCACCCGTTTCAAGTTTCATCCCTTTATTGCCCTTATTTTGGCGGCAATATTTGTGGGCTTGATTTCTCCTGATCTGCCCTTAGAAGGCCTCTCAAAAAATGCCGCAGCCAATCCCATTTTGGCCGCGATTGAGCATACGATGAAATCCTTTGGCAATCTGGCAGGAGGCATCGCATGGGTAATCGCTTTAGCGGCTATTATTGGTACAGCTATGATGGAAAGTGGAGCTGCCGAAAGGATCGTAAATGGTTTACTGGATACCATGGGAGAGAAACGTGCTCCTGCAGCCCTTTTGATCAGTGGCTTTGTATTGTCCATTCCAGTATTTTTTGATACGGTATTCTTCCTCCTGATTCCTCTGGCGATCGCTTTAGCCAGTAAAACCGGAAAGAACTATGTGCTTTATGTCTGTGCTATAGCCGGAGGTGCCGTGATCACTCATGCGATGGTCCCTCCTACTCCAGGACCCCTTGTTGTATCTGAGCAATTAGGGATTGAACTAGGCATAACAATGATGGCAGGACTGGGATTCGGAATCTTACCAGCGTTGGGCATCGCCTTCCTCGGCAAAAGACTTAATCAAAAACTGGATATACCGATTCGGGTAGCTGTTCCCACCTCAGACAGCAATGTTCCGCCGCCTTCCTTTTTGCTCTCCATGCTTCCTATCCTCCTCCCAATCGTACTTATCGCTATGGCTTCTATTGTCAAATTGAGTACAGGGAGCTTACCTTCTATTCTCGCTTTTCTCGGGGATAAAAATATAGCCATGGGACTGGGTACAGGAATCGCACTTTGGATATGGGCGAAACAGAAAAAACTCTCTTCCAAAAGTCTCTGGGAGTTTAGCTTAAAACCTCTGGAAATTGCGGGCGTGATTATCCTTATTACTGCTGCCGGAGGAGCTTTTGGTTCTATGATCAAATTGAGTGGTATAGGCACTGCCATTGAAGCGGCCACCGAAAACTTCAGCATACACTATCTTTTACTTGCCTGGTTCATAGCAGCAGTTATGAAAACGGCTCAGGGCTCCAGTACGGTAGCTATGATCACAGCAGCCAGCATTATGCTTTCTCTGGTAGGGGATGGCTCAGCGCTTCCATATCATATGGTTTATGTCTTCTTAGCCATTGGTTTTGGATCCGGTTTTATCTCCTGGATGAATGATAGTGGTTTCTGGGTAGTATCTAAAATGAGTGGATTTACGGAGAAAGAAGCCTTGCAGACCTGGACGCTTGTGCTTGCGACCTTTTCGCTGATTGGATTGGTTCAGGTGATGCTATTTTCTTATGTATTGCCTTTTAAATAA
- a CDS encoding phosphoglyceromutase, whose product MRIKNLSIILALILLLMHSSLFGQQDLKTEYVFWITYDGLRWQEVFGGVDKKLMDNEDFTSAKEEIEARFWDEDPLESRKKLLPFFWEVILKEGQLYGNRNLGSKVNCSNDQLFSYPGYNEILTGFPDSEINSNDKKYNKNITLLEFANMQEAFKGKVAAFGSWDVFPFIINEPRSGITVNAGFDIAEEANLSDKELLLNEIQPQTPSPWSTVRLDVFTHHYAKEYLRKFEPRLLYIAYGETDDFAHGGDYDAYLKSAWQTDAFIRELWNYAQSHPKYRGKTSLVISTDHGRGTVPIDAWKSHGNKIEGAEEIWIAVLGPDTPALGEVKEGPILYQKQLAQTVAHLLGIQYKSNKPSGEKIKRAFK is encoded by the coding sequence ATGAGAATAAAAAACCTAAGCATCATTCTGGCCTTGATCCTGCTCTTGATGCACAGCAGCCTCTTCGGCCAACAAGACCTAAAGACGGAATATGTATTCTGGATAACCTATGATGGCCTTCGCTGGCAGGAGGTTTTTGGAGGGGTGGATAAAAAGCTGATGGATAATGAAGACTTTACTTCCGCTAAAGAAGAGATTGAAGCCCGATTTTGGGACGAAGATCCTCTGGAAAGTCGAAAAAAACTGCTGCCTTTTTTCTGGGAGGTGATCCTTAAGGAAGGCCAACTCTATGGAAACCGAAATCTGGGAAGTAAAGTGAATTGCAGCAATGATCAGCTCTTTTCTTATCCTGGCTACAATGAGATTTTGACAGGCTTTCCAGACTCGGAGATCAATAGCAATGACAAAAAATACAATAAGAATATTACCCTGCTGGAATTCGCCAATATGCAGGAAGCTTTTAAAGGGAAAGTTGCTGCTTTTGGCTCATGGGATGTGTTTCCCTTTATCATCAATGAACCCCGATCCGGCATTACAGTAAATGCAGGCTTTGACATTGCGGAAGAAGCTAATTTAAGCGATAAGGAATTATTGCTAAATGAAATTCAGCCTCAAACGCCCAGTCCCTGGTCAACGGTTCGACTGGATGTTTTTACCCACCATTATGCCAAAGAATACTTGCGCAAATTTGAACCGCGACTTCTTTACATTGCCTATGGAGAAACGGATGATTTTGCGCATGGAGGAGATTATGATGCTTATTTGAAATCGGCCTGGCAAACAGATGCATTTATTCGGGAACTTTGGAACTATGCTCAATCCCATCCCAAATACCGAGGGAAGACCTCTTTGGTTATTTCTACAGATCACGGTCGTGGAACTGTACCAATCGATGCCTGGAAAAGTCATGGAAATAAAATAGAAGGGGCGGAAGAAATTTGGATAGCTGTCCTGGGTCCTGATACTCCGGCCCTTGGTGAAGTGAAAGAGGGACCCATTTTGTATCAAAAACAATTGGCTCAGACGGTAGCTCATCTGCTGGGAATTCAATATAAAAGCAATAAGCCTTCGGGAGAAAAGATAAAGAGAGCTTTTAAATAA